A window of Oncorhynchus keta strain PuntledgeMale-10-30-2019 chromosome 27, Oket_V2, whole genome shotgun sequence contains these coding sequences:
- the LOC118360238 gene encoding intelectin-like has product MKHCCLLMMIHLLMVQLPLFVIALQENGHAEALVATTVLNGLERLRNRASFIAKSCKEIRDRYDQKEDGLYYLTTANGVVYQTFCDMTTAGGGWTLVASVHENNMYGKCTVGDRWSSQQGSNPNCPDGDGNWANMVTFGTTDGATSDDFKNPGYYDIVAEDMSVWHVPNNSPMEHWNIAAILRYHTERRFLTIYGGNLQQLFKLYPVRYNAGACGNTGPAIPIVYDFGNIETTRNFYGPNIRNQFEPGFITFRPINNERAAMAICSGVKPKPNTHCDTEHYCIGGGGHFPEQAPRQCGDFPGFDWNGYGTNTEWSSSKEITEAAVLLFYR; this is encoded by the coding sequence ATGAAGCATTGTTGTCTCCTGATGATGATCCATCTACTGATGGTTCAACTGCCTCTATTTGTAATAGCATTACAAGAAAATGGGCATGCAGAGGCTCTAGTAGCCACAACAGTCTTGAACGGTTTGGAGAGGCTGAGAAACAGGGCCAGTTTCATTGCCAAAAGCTGTAAGGAAATAAGAGACAGATATGACCAAAAAGAAGATGGGCTGTACTACCTCACCACAGCCAACGGGGTGGTCTACCAGACCTTCTGCGACATGACTACTGCTGGCGGTGGCTGGACACTTGTGGCAAGTGTGCACGAGAACAACATGTATGGGAAGTGCACAGTGGGTGACCGTTGGTCCAGCCAGCAAGGCAGCAACCCTAACTGTCCAGACGGAGATGGAAATTGGGCCAACATGGTTACTTTTGGAACCACAGATGGTGCCACCTCAGATGACTTCAAAAATCCTGGTTATTATGACATTGTGGCAGAAGACATGTCGGTGTGGCACGTTCCCAACAACTCCCCTATGGAACACTGGAACATAGCCGCCATCCTCCGctaccacacagagagacgctTTCTCACCATTTATGGGGGAAACCTGCAACAACTCTTTAAGCTCTACCCGGTGAGATATAATGCTGGGGCATGTGGCAACACAGGACCTGCCATTCCAATCGTGTATGACTTTGGGAACATAGAGACCACCAGAAATTTTTACGGGCCCAACATAAGAAACCAGTTTGAGCCTGGCTTCATTACTTTCAGACCAATAAATAATGAACGTGCAGCCATGGCTATCTGCTCTGGGGTCAAACCAAAACCAAACACTCACTGCGACACTGAACATTACTGTATTGGTGGTGGTGGACACTTCCCTGAGCAGGCCCCTCGTCAGTGTGGTGACTTCCCAGGCTTTGACTGGAATGGCTATGGTACCAACACAGAATGGAGTTCATCAAAGGAGATTACTGAAGCAGCTGTGTTACTCTTCTACCGTTAA